In Candidatus Desulfofervidus auxilii, one genomic interval encodes:
- a CDS encoding type II secretion system protein, with protein MRLNSKAFTLLELIVVLFIISLLVTFTLPRFSKLLLKLEQKRFIYHFVDTLSLTASNALGTHQLCIFFIDGDKRTYGFGKKEYPIPETAEIYARGMREDKGGKYYIYFFPDGTANQTDIDIIYNRKKYNITINPLISTIKWKEV; from the coding sequence ATGAGATTAAATTCTAAGGCATTTACTTTATTAGAACTAATTGTGGTCCTGTTTATCATTTCATTGCTAGTTACCTTTACTCTTCCCCGTTTTTCTAAATTACTTTTAAAGTTAGAACAGAAGCGTTTTATCTATCATTTTGTGGACACACTTTCCCTAACAGCATCCAATGCCCTTGGTACGCATCAACTTTGTATTTTTTTCATTGATGGAGATAAAAGAACTTATGGTTTTGGAAAGAAAGAATATCCTATTCCAGAAACAGCAGAAATTTATGCTAGGGGAATGAGAGAAGATAAAGGGGGAAAATATTACATATACTTTTTCCCAGATGGGACAGCCAATCAAACAGATATTGATATTATTTACAATAGAAAAAAATATAATATTACCATTAATCCTTTAATATCTACTATTAAATGGAAGGAAGTTTAA